One window of the Henckelia pumila isolate YLH828 unplaced genomic scaffold, ASM3356847v2 CTG_550, whole genome shotgun sequence genome contains the following:
- the LOC140873424 gene encoding heat shock cognate 70 kDa protein-like isoform X1, which produces MIKKANPLSSRFLDQKSAVISMARRTRVPAIGIDLGTTYSCVAVWQHNRAEVIPNDLGNRTTPSYVAFSETERLIGDAAKNLVAMNPTNTVFDAKRLIGRRFSDPLVQSDKELWPFQVVYGLDDEPMIVVNYKGEEKKFVAEEISSMVLAKMKETAESFLGLTAVKDAVITVPAYFNDSQRQATKDAGTIAGLNVLHILVEPTAAAIAYGLDKKFSCPVEKKNVLIFDLGGGTFDVSILSMEKSVFNVKAIAGDTHLGGEDFDNRMVHHCAQEFKRKHKRDVSLDPRALRRLRTSCERGKRNLSSATEITIGIDCLHDGIDFHYKITRAKFEEINMDLFKKCIKHVEECLADAKMDRRSIHDVVLVGGSTRIPKVQQMLQDFFDGKVLCKSIHPDEAVACGAAIQAAVLTGQGNADVRDIVLCEVTPLSLGVHVKGDTMSVVIPRNTTIPTKKEQIYMTGNDNQTTALIQVFEGERAKTTDNNLLGTFEFIGIPPALVGVSQIHICFEIDVNGILNVSAENKQTGSKNSITILNDKGRLSSEEMERMSREAELFKAEDEQHRRRVEAKNALENYINNMKSKVKHDMNFTLNLTYSDKKQIEVAIEKANLWLESNELAGEDELKDKMKQVESIVIASMHSGFRGPRIDEVE; this is translated from the exons ATGATTAAAAAAGCAAACCCATTGTCCTCGAGATTTCTAGATCAAAAAAG TGCAGTTATTTCCATGGCTAGGAGAACTCGAGTGCCCGCGATTGGAATCGATTTGGGCACCACTTATTCATGTGTGGCCGTGTGGCAACACAATCGCGCTGAGGTCATACCCAATGATCTGGGAAATCGCACAACGCCTTCTTATGTAGCTTTTAGTGAAACCGAACGTCTCATCGGCGATGCGGCCAAGAATCTTGTCGCCATGAACCCAACCAACACCGTTTTTG ATGCTAAGAGGTTGATAGGTCGAAGATTCAGCGACCCTTTGGTCCAGAGTGATAAGGAACTCTGGCCTTTCCAAGTCGTTTACGGCCTTGACGATGAACCCATGATTGTTGTCAACTACAAAGGCGAGGAGAAGAAGTTTGTGGCCGAAGAGATTTCTTCGATGGTCCTCGCCAAGATGAAAGAAACCGCGGAATCTTTTCTCGGATTAACAGCAGTGAAAGACGCAGTTATTACGGTGCCGGCCTATTTCAATGATTCCCAAAGGCAAGCAACCAAGGATGCTGGAACCATTGCTGGGCTTAACGTCTTGCATATCCTTGTCGAACCAACCGCGGCAGCCATTGCATATGGTCTGGACAAGAAGTTTAGCTGCCCTGTTGAGAAGAAAAATGTGCTTATTTTCGACCTCGGTGGTGGCACCTTTGACGTGTCCATTCTCAGTATGGAGAAGAGTGTGTTTAATGTCAAGGCCATTGCTGGTGACACCCACCTCGGAGGAGAGGATTTCGACAACAGGATGGTTCACCATTGTGCTCAAGAGTTCAAGAGAAAGCACAAAAGGGATGTGAGCTTAGACCCCCGGGCGTTGAGGAGGTTGAGGACATCTTGCGAGAGGGGGAAGAGGAATCTATCTTCGGCGACTGAAATAACCATCGGAATCGATTGTTTGCATGATGGAATCGATTTTCACTACAAAATAACTCGTGCCAAGTTCGAGGAAATCAACATGGATCTGTTCAAGAAATGCATCAAACATGTGGAGGAGTGTTTGGCCGATGCCAAAATGGACCGGAGAAGTATCCACGACGTGGTGCTTGTAGGCGGATCTACTAGAATCCCCAAGGTTCAACAAATGCTGCAAGATTTCTTCGACGGCAAGGTGCTGTGCAAGAGCATTCATCCCGACGAGGCGGTCGCTTGTGGTGCAGCCATTCAAGCAGCAGTCTTGACTGGCCAAGGGAATGCAGATGTTCGTGATATCGTGCTATGCGAGGTCACGCCTTTGTCCCTAGGAGTGCATGTCAAAGGAGATACTATGAGTGTAGTAATACCAAGAAACACCACTATTCCTACCAAGAAAGAGCAAATATACATGACAGGAAATGACAATCAAACCACTGCACTCATCCAAGTGTTCGAAGGAGAAAGGGCGAAAACGACGGACAACAATTTGTTGGGTACGTTCGAGTTCATTGGCATTCCACCTGCTCTAGTGGGAGTAAGTCAAATACACATTTGCTTTGAAATCGACGTGAATGGGATCCTGAATGTTTCTGCCGAGAATAAACAAACCGGGAGCAAAAACAGCATCACAATCTTGAATGACAAAGGCAGGTTATCCAGTGAAGAGATGGAGAGGATGTCGCGAGAAGCCGAGCTTTTCAAGGCGGAAGACGAGCAACATAGAAGGAGAGTTGAGGCCAAGAATGCTCTTGAAAACTATATCAACAATATGAAGAGTAAAGTGAAACATGACATGAATTTTACTTTGAATTTGACATATTCAGACAAGAAGCAGATTGAAGTTGCGATTGAGAAGGCTAATCTGTGGTTAGAAAGCAACGAACTCGCCGGAGAAGACGAGTTGAAGGATAAAATGAAACAAGTAGAGAGTATCGTCATTGCAAGTATGCATTCTGGTTTCAGGGGTCCTAGGATTGATGAGGTTGAGTGA
- the LOC140873424 gene encoding heat shock cognate 70 kDa protein-like isoform X2, giving the protein MARRTRVPAIGIDLGTTYSCVAVWQHNRAEVIPNDLGNRTTPSYVAFSETERLIGDAAKNLVAMNPTNTVFDAKRLIGRRFSDPLVQSDKELWPFQVVYGLDDEPMIVVNYKGEEKKFVAEEISSMVLAKMKETAESFLGLTAVKDAVITVPAYFNDSQRQATKDAGTIAGLNVLHILVEPTAAAIAYGLDKKFSCPVEKKNVLIFDLGGGTFDVSILSMEKSVFNVKAIAGDTHLGGEDFDNRMVHHCAQEFKRKHKRDVSLDPRALRRLRTSCERGKRNLSSATEITIGIDCLHDGIDFHYKITRAKFEEINMDLFKKCIKHVEECLADAKMDRRSIHDVVLVGGSTRIPKVQQMLQDFFDGKVLCKSIHPDEAVACGAAIQAAVLTGQGNADVRDIVLCEVTPLSLGVHVKGDTMSVVIPRNTTIPTKKEQIYMTGNDNQTTALIQVFEGERAKTTDNNLLGTFEFIGIPPALVGVSQIHICFEIDVNGILNVSAENKQTGSKNSITILNDKGRLSSEEMERMSREAELFKAEDEQHRRRVEAKNALENYINNMKSKVKHDMNFTLNLTYSDKKQIEVAIEKANLWLESNELAGEDELKDKMKQVESIVIASMHSGFRGPRIDEVE; this is encoded by the exons ATGGCTAGGAGAACTCGAGTGCCCGCGATTGGAATCGATTTGGGCACCACTTATTCATGTGTGGCCGTGTGGCAACACAATCGCGCTGAGGTCATACCCAATGATCTGGGAAATCGCACAACGCCTTCTTATGTAGCTTTTAGTGAAACCGAACGTCTCATCGGCGATGCGGCCAAGAATCTTGTCGCCATGAACCCAACCAACACCGTTTTTG ATGCTAAGAGGTTGATAGGTCGAAGATTCAGCGACCCTTTGGTCCAGAGTGATAAGGAACTCTGGCCTTTCCAAGTCGTTTACGGCCTTGACGATGAACCCATGATTGTTGTCAACTACAAAGGCGAGGAGAAGAAGTTTGTGGCCGAAGAGATTTCTTCGATGGTCCTCGCCAAGATGAAAGAAACCGCGGAATCTTTTCTCGGATTAACAGCAGTGAAAGACGCAGTTATTACGGTGCCGGCCTATTTCAATGATTCCCAAAGGCAAGCAACCAAGGATGCTGGAACCATTGCTGGGCTTAACGTCTTGCATATCCTTGTCGAACCAACCGCGGCAGCCATTGCATATGGTCTGGACAAGAAGTTTAGCTGCCCTGTTGAGAAGAAAAATGTGCTTATTTTCGACCTCGGTGGTGGCACCTTTGACGTGTCCATTCTCAGTATGGAGAAGAGTGTGTTTAATGTCAAGGCCATTGCTGGTGACACCCACCTCGGAGGAGAGGATTTCGACAACAGGATGGTTCACCATTGTGCTCAAGAGTTCAAGAGAAAGCACAAAAGGGATGTGAGCTTAGACCCCCGGGCGTTGAGGAGGTTGAGGACATCTTGCGAGAGGGGGAAGAGGAATCTATCTTCGGCGACTGAAATAACCATCGGAATCGATTGTTTGCATGATGGAATCGATTTTCACTACAAAATAACTCGTGCCAAGTTCGAGGAAATCAACATGGATCTGTTCAAGAAATGCATCAAACATGTGGAGGAGTGTTTGGCCGATGCCAAAATGGACCGGAGAAGTATCCACGACGTGGTGCTTGTAGGCGGATCTACTAGAATCCCCAAGGTTCAACAAATGCTGCAAGATTTCTTCGACGGCAAGGTGCTGTGCAAGAGCATTCATCCCGACGAGGCGGTCGCTTGTGGTGCAGCCATTCAAGCAGCAGTCTTGACTGGCCAAGGGAATGCAGATGTTCGTGATATCGTGCTATGCGAGGTCACGCCTTTGTCCCTAGGAGTGCATGTCAAAGGAGATACTATGAGTGTAGTAATACCAAGAAACACCACTATTCCTACCAAGAAAGAGCAAATATACATGACAGGAAATGACAATCAAACCACTGCACTCATCCAAGTGTTCGAAGGAGAAAGGGCGAAAACGACGGACAACAATTTGTTGGGTACGTTCGAGTTCATTGGCATTCCACCTGCTCTAGTGGGAGTAAGTCAAATACACATTTGCTTTGAAATCGACGTGAATGGGATCCTGAATGTTTCTGCCGAGAATAAACAAACCGGGAGCAAAAACAGCATCACAATCTTGAATGACAAAGGCAGGTTATCCAGTGAAGAGATGGAGAGGATGTCGCGAGAAGCCGAGCTTTTCAAGGCGGAAGACGAGCAACATAGAAGGAGAGTTGAGGCCAAGAATGCTCTTGAAAACTATATCAACAATATGAAGAGTAAAGTGAAACATGACATGAATTTTACTTTGAATTTGACATATTCAGACAAGAAGCAGATTGAAGTTGCGATTGAGAAGGCTAATCTGTGGTTAGAAAGCAACGAACTCGCCGGAGAAGACGAGTTGAAGGATAAAATGAAACAAGTAGAGAGTATCGTCATTGCAAGTATGCATTCTGGTTTCAGGGGTCCTAGGATTGATGAGGTTGAGTGA